From the genome of Cydia pomonella isolate Wapato2018A chromosome 1, ilCydPomo1, whole genome shotgun sequence:
aataaagtatatttgtattgtattgtacttagGTATACCTAATCTTTAATTAAATATCCAGGAACGCAATGACCTCAAAGAGCTGATCGGCCAATATGTGGAGAACCTGGAATGGAAGAACATAACCCTCAAGATGCTGATACCGTGCGCGCAGTCCAACGCCACCCGCCGGGCCACGTACTTCCTGGAGCGGTTGGAAGACCATGGCTCATACCGAACTCTTCAGATGCCGGCCAGTAATGGTATTCATTATTAGACTTTATGGAACATCACCCTGAAGATGCAGGACCGTGCACGCAGTCCAACGTCAACCCCTGGGCGACTTTCTTCTTGAAGCCGTTGAAAGGCCACTAATGTtattttaggattccgtagttttataaaaaaacacctCTGGGCTAGAAATGGAATGACAATCGCTTTGTAAAAACCAATTTAGCAGTTTGACGGGCTCGTGCTGATAGTCCACCCATTTTCATGGCCGAGTGGCATGGTATATCAGAATTATAAGATATCCTTCTCAAAATCACTAATTGGTTGTTTGCACTACGCAGCCAAGTTCGACCTGGCGGAGTTCCACCGCTACCCGATGCGGCTGAAGCTACTGGAGGGCCGCTACCTGCACATGCTGGATTGCGTGGACCACGTGGCATTCCTCATGGGCCGCACGCACAGCGTGGATGACCGCCTGCGCGCGCTGCTCGACGCCTTCTGGCCTGATGATGCCTCCCCCGTCAACCAACTCTAGGTACTATTGAATATACACTGCACATGTCTGCTAGACTTCGTGCCCTTCCATAAGGACCGCGTGGTCGACAGCCTGCGCAGGCTGCGCGTCTACCGCCTAGAGCTGGTGGCTAGAAGCGTCGGGCATAAACTGCAATTGCTTGATATGAATATATGTACTTTTATGGAAAAAAACAATCTTTCAACTTTCCATTTTTTTGAGGTAAGGGTTACATAAAGTGGTATAGGTATACCATTTTACTCATACGGTTGGTCATATTTTTTACGGTTGACTATGTTGTTAAAGGGTTTGCTGTATGTGACTGATATTTATGAAACtcagtaattaaaaatatacttaagggTCACAAGTACTCGCCGTCAAAAGGGCGCTACCACACCTCTTTAAATGAATCTTGGcatgaacattcaagtaacatatatctatATGGCTGGTACTATATGTAAAGCTTCTACTCGCTCTAGTTCTTTTTTGTATTACGATTTCTAGCAGCAGGAACTAGTACCTATCAGACATAGAGGATGTTGTTAAGCAATAACGTGTCAATGTGAACCCACGTTCATTT
Proteins encoded in this window:
- the LOC133523461 gene encoding uncharacterized protein LOC133523461, whose translation is MSAHLTVLVIAIGVAVAAPKVHKNHWSCHESLRGARFEEQHAVGTWILLRMKTEATNAVDNTHCVDFSRVNEEERNDLKELIGQYVENLEWKNITLKMLIPCAQSNATRRATYFLERLEDHGSYRTLQMPASNAKFDLAEFHRYPMRLKLLEGRYLHMLDCVDHVAFLMGRTHSVDDRLRALLDAFWPDDASPVNQL